The following are encoded together in the Candidatus Eisenbacteria bacterium genome:
- a CDS encoding translocation/assembly module TamB domain-containing protein, with protein MTEKHMADSRNENAPAKKGSRKKILGVVLIAVLAVFVFISVLGAILVTRPGILTPRLVAFLNSSVIATPDVTVGLSNVSVNAFSGLSIENFSLKYKVDGRWVEFIKAPRVVVKCQLFSLIGKNPRIIGVLVEDPQVVFGRNGNGNIVLPVLGKKKGGDGSLNVATIELKGARVFIEPELRDPMLSNLSAVGSYIQNGDKKGVLVKSGSFVSRGRAVHGVSGILEQERGRLDLGRLSFAIGKSQIAMKGNLANGKFEAQADLKGLELSDVWGAYFRSKCPVEGTVGGEVKASGQGGAATILFSLSGVVRSTEIRKLDGKALYGKGLLRLAHFSLQTGDGTLIGNGNLELSKRHGFSGVVDLLSVGVGTGFRLAGLGGAPTGEISGRVSFKGEFPSGGNPRCAARFALTEGSIQGVRLDSGLANVRYENERAVVESLTIGGEDVSFDCSGSVGRGGELNFPFSGKIEGRALGKFFKRKEQVNGQVAVSGNLAGDLSSPKLEMDGEFKDLRWEKAEAEKGHFSVREASLGREPSFWLKLGLSGCGFQGRDVGDLRLDCAYKEKLFLRELALIHGDTSLAVSGEISIHDGLAKGVLTGGSIIVGKSSWAVTSQTEFSVSKHEFHSDALVAESEDGSITVSFSVNFETKEMLGDVAITNLNLARLVPEKLGASAGVLNSRLSIAGTYDFPQVNCQIRLDSAEIGKQRFEQIAADIAYSSKAIQFKNCEFYGGRNKAVLSGSVFVPVSFGDFFSSVGWNNILKGDTRFDLSLSLDAFDLEELGKVSEKLKGAQGRGAFSLSIRGTPGKPQFSLNTELNDVMVAGVMFGKVSAKAGYEDGLLSIGELTITSGGSVSNLNGELPIEISLTEMKTKFRDRPMELVLKMPQSDFRMASLFLRGITSTSGRMSGNVELKGTPYSPEIFGALALESGTMRLRNRDELLRDIEVRVVFERKLVRITSFVAKEGRRGICEGSGVITLGHGWAADYDFKIKMTNFTITDNENYASRIDADLKIVPGKWPDGTKSPLVTGTATLRQTIVRKEFSGIGEDKGPDEESSKGWLYDVTFNVPGNFWIKNSDADLELSGALKARNGTRGLVLLGSMKIVRGEYLLIDSEFKITSGTLEFTDVEKIDPVMDITAVSKVAGEDIALHVTGKASKPVPEFSSAKGRSQSEIIELLAVRKYWLGEGANSTPAENVDTLKTVDETNRFFLAYPVGNYLLKKLERQITGKVEWVDVLEFSSSGARGFPSAGGMQVGVGKYLTPELYMKYSQGLAVLSQQDVLLEYRVSNLVFLNGRVAKKRVLKGSEEYEYNLDLRFKVEY; from the coding sequence ATGACTGAGAAACACATGGCAGATTCCAGAAACGAAAACGCTCCGGCGAAGAAAGGGTCAAGGAAGAAAATTCTTGGCGTCGTGCTTATCGCTGTGCTTGCCGTTTTCGTCTTTATCTCCGTGCTGGGCGCCATACTTGTGACGAGACCCGGGATCTTAACCCCAAGGCTTGTGGCGTTTCTAAATAGCAGCGTAATCGCGACCCCCGATGTCACTGTGGGCCTTTCAAACGTTTCCGTAAATGCGTTCAGCGGGTTATCCATCGAGAATTTCTCCCTTAAGTACAAAGTGGATGGCCGCTGGGTCGAGTTCATCAAAGCGCCGAGGGTGGTAGTGAAGTGCCAACTCTTCAGCCTTATCGGCAAGAATCCGAGGATAATCGGCGTTCTGGTTGAAGACCCGCAGGTTGTTTTCGGGAGAAACGGCAACGGGAATATCGTTCTTCCGGTCCTCGGAAAGAAGAAAGGTGGAGACGGAAGCCTGAACGTAGCTACGATTGAACTCAAAGGAGCAAGAGTATTCATCGAGCCTGAGCTGCGAGATCCAATGCTTTCAAACCTGAGCGCGGTCGGATCCTACATTCAGAACGGAGACAAGAAAGGGGTTCTTGTAAAAAGCGGAAGTTTCGTCAGCAGAGGAAGGGCGGTGCATGGTGTCTCCGGGATTCTCGAGCAGGAAAGGGGCAGACTCGATCTTGGAAGGCTTTCTTTCGCAATAGGGAAATCACAGATTGCAATGAAGGGGAACTTGGCGAATGGAAAATTTGAAGCCCAGGCAGACTTGAAAGGACTTGAGCTTTCTGATGTGTGGGGCGCCTACTTCCGCAGCAAGTGCCCGGTTGAAGGAACGGTTGGCGGGGAGGTGAAAGCTTCCGGACAGGGAGGCGCAGCGACCATTCTTTTTTCCCTTTCTGGTGTCGTCCGGTCGACCGAGATTCGGAAACTCGATGGCAAAGCCCTCTACGGAAAGGGGCTCCTCAGATTGGCGCATTTCTCTCTGCAGACAGGGGATGGAACCCTGATCGGCAATGGGAATCTTGAACTGTCGAAGAGGCACGGTTTCTCAGGCGTCGTTGACCTGTTATCGGTGGGAGTTGGGACAGGCTTTCGTCTCGCAGGGCTGGGCGGAGCACCGACAGGCGAAATCTCCGGCAGAGTTTCATTCAAGGGCGAGTTTCCTTCGGGAGGGAATCCGCGGTGTGCGGCACGTTTTGCACTCACGGAGGGATCGATCCAGGGAGTCCGGCTGGATTCAGGCCTTGCCAACGTGCGCTATGAAAATGAAAGAGCTGTTGTTGAGTCTCTGACAATCGGCGGGGAAGATGTTTCATTTGATTGCTCAGGATCCGTCGGCAGAGGAGGAGAACTAAACTTTCCTTTTTCGGGAAAGATTGAGGGCCGGGCACTGGGCAAATTCTTCAAGAGGAAGGAGCAGGTAAACGGGCAGGTTGCGGTTTCGGGGAATCTTGCCGGGGACTTATCCTCGCCAAAATTGGAGATGGATGGAGAGTTTAAGGACTTGAGATGGGAGAAAGCAGAGGCAGAGAAAGGCCACTTCTCCGTGAGGGAGGCCTCCCTGGGTCGTGAACCGTCTTTTTGGTTGAAACTGGGACTCTCCGGATGCGGATTTCAGGGAAGAGACGTAGGCGACCTCCGGCTTGACTGTGCGTACAAAGAGAAACTGTTTCTGAGGGAGCTTGCGCTCATCCATGGAGACACTTCCTTAGCAGTATCAGGTGAGATCTCTATCCATGACGGCCTGGCCAAAGGTGTACTTACCGGAGGGTCGATCATAGTAGGAAAGAGCTCCTGGGCAGTGACTTCGCAGACGGAATTCTCCGTCTCGAAACACGAATTTCATTCCGATGCTTTGGTCGCAGAATCAGAGGATGGGTCGATAACCGTATCATTCTCGGTAAACTTCGAGACGAAGGAGATGCTGGGTGATGTCGCCATAACAAACCTGAACCTGGCTCGACTCGTGCCCGAGAAGCTGGGGGCGAGTGCGGGCGTTCTGAATTCACGACTGTCCATCGCCGGAACGTATGATTTTCCGCAGGTGAACTGCCAGATAAGGCTTGACTCTGCGGAGATTGGAAAGCAGAGGTTCGAGCAGATCGCGGCCGACATTGCATATTCTTCCAAGGCAATTCAGTTCAAGAATTGCGAGTTCTATGGAGGCAGGAATAAGGCGGTGCTCTCTGGCTCGGTCTTCGTGCCGGTTTCATTTGGTGACTTCTTCAGCAGCGTCGGGTGGAACAACATTCTCAAAGGAGACACGCGGTTTGATCTGAGTCTCTCTCTAGACGCGTTTGACCTGGAGGAGCTGGGCAAAGTCTCGGAGAAGCTCAAAGGTGCTCAGGGGCGTGGGGCTTTTTCACTTTCGATTCGCGGCACCCCCGGGAAACCCCAGTTTTCACTGAACACCGAGCTGAATGACGTGATGGTGGCCGGTGTGATGTTTGGAAAGGTCTCTGCGAAAGCAGGTTATGAAGACGGGCTCTTGTCAATCGGTGAACTCACCATCACATCGGGTGGATCCGTGAGCAACCTGAACGGGGAGCTCCCCATAGAAATATCACTCACTGAGATGAAGACAAAATTCAGGGACAGGCCGATGGAGCTGGTTTTGAAGATGCCGCAGAGCGATTTCAGAATGGCGTCACTGTTCCTGAGAGGCATCACTTCGACAAGTGGGAGGATGAGTGGGAATGTCGAGCTCAAAGGCACCCCTTACTCGCCGGAAATATTCGGGGCCCTGGCCCTTGAATCTGGCACCATGAGGCTCAGGAATAGGGATGAGCTATTGAGAGACATAGAGGTTAGAGTGGTCTTCGAGAGAAAGTTGGTGAGAATCACTTCGTTTGTGGCAAAGGAAGGAAGACGGGGAATCTGTGAAGGATCTGGCGTCATCACGCTTGGCCACGGGTGGGCAGCCGACTATGACTTCAAAATCAAGATGACCAATTTCACCATAACCGACAATGAGAACTACGCTTCCAGGATTGATGCGGACCTGAAAATTGTCCCGGGCAAGTGGCCGGATGGCACAAAGAGCCCGCTTGTCACCGGTACTGCCACTCTCAGGCAGACCATAGTAAGAAAGGAGTTCAGCGGAATCGGCGAGGACAAGGGACCGGATGAAGAGAGCTCCAAGGGGTGGCTTTACGATGTGACCTTCAATGTGCCTGGAAATTTCTGGATCAAGAATTCTGACGCCGACCTTGAGTTGAGCGGCGCCCTGAAAGCAAGGAACGGGACAAGAGGTCTTGTCTTACTTGGTTCCATGAAAATTGTGAGGGGTGAGTATCTCCTGATAGACAGCGAGTTCAAGATTACCTCAGGGACGCTCGAGTTCACGGACGTTGAGAAAATCGACCCTGTGATGGACATAACTGCAGTTTCTAAGGTTGCAGGAGAAGACATCGCCCTGCATGTCACCGGAAAGGCAAGCAAGCCTGTTCCTGAATTCTCCTCTGCCAAAGGCCGTTCGCAGTCGGAGATCATCGAGCTTCTTGCAGTGAGAAAATATTGGCTCGGCGAAGGGGCAAATTCCACGCCTGCAGAAAATGTCGATACTCTCAAAACGGTTGACGAGACGAACAGATTCTTTCTCGCGTATCCGGTGGGAAATTATCTTCTTAAGAAACTGGAGAGACAGATAACGGGAAAGGTTGAATGGGTTGATGTTCTGGAGTTTTCGTCGAGCGGGGCTCGAGGTTTTCCGTCGGCCGGAGGCATGCAGGTTGGCGTTGGGAAGTATCTCACTCCAGAGCTTTACATGAAGTACAGCCAGGGACTCGCTGTCTTATCACAGCAGGACGTCCTTCTTGAGTATCGTGTGAGCAATCTTGTTTTTCTGAATGGAAGGGTTGCGAAGAAAAGGGTGTTGAAGGGTTCGGAAGAATATGAGTACAATCTGGATCTAAGGTTCAAGGTGGAGTATTGA
- a CDS encoding isoprenyl transferase, translating into MKTFPAKKQILKAGNLPRHIAVIMDGNGRWARKRALPRIAGHRAGRKAVREVVEGCVELGIEFLTLYTFSRENWSRPANEVNALMRILERVLREEREELKEQNVRLAVLGRIEDLPPASRRVVLETVEYLSGCTGMILNLALSYGGRREIVDAARKLSESVLAGKMRPSRIDEETFRMFLYNGALPDPDLLIRTSGEMRISNFLLWQLAYSEMWITDVLWPDFRKKHLFQAIAEYQKRERRFGKVD; encoded by the coding sequence ATGAAGACTTTTCCCGCAAAGAAACAGATACTGAAGGCCGGTAACCTTCCAAGGCACATCGCCGTAATAATGGATGGAAACGGAAGGTGGGCCAGGAAAAGAGCGCTCCCAAGAATTGCCGGACACAGGGCCGGCAGGAAAGCCGTCCGCGAAGTAGTGGAAGGGTGTGTCGAGCTGGGAATCGAATTCCTTACCCTTTACACATTCTCCAGAGAGAACTGGTCAAGACCGGCGAATGAAGTGAATGCGCTGATGAGAATTCTTGAACGGGTATTGAGAGAAGAGAGGGAGGAACTCAAAGAGCAGAATGTCAGGCTTGCGGTTCTTGGAAGAATCGAGGACCTCCCCCCGGCATCGAGGAGAGTGGTACTCGAGACGGTAGAATATCTGTCAGGATGCACCGGAATGATCTTGAATCTTGCGCTGAGCTACGGAGGCCGGAGGGAAATTGTTGACGCAGCCCGCAAGTTGAGCGAATCCGTTCTTGCCGGGAAGATGAGGCCCTCGAGGATCGATGAGGAGACGTTCAGGATGTTCCTCTACAACGGGGCGCTGCCGGATCCCGACCTCCTGATACGGACAAGCGGCGAGATGAGAATAAGCAATTTCCTCCTGTGGCAGCTTGCATATTCCGAAATGTGGATAACTGACGTCCTCTGGCCCGACTTCAGGAAAAAGCACCTCTTCCAGGCCATAGCGGAATATCAGAAAAGAGAGAGAAGATTCGGAAAGGTTGACTGA
- a CDS encoding phosphatidate cytidylyltransferase, with the protein MISSESKRYLSGIVFIPILILLSRLGGFFFLFLADLVILLGSIEFYRMVRRKGANPLMIPGVVSGLALSWFAFWSAGRDLVPVLTLVLIALMIMELMRKDPSNALYRIAATWLCVVYVGLMASHLVLLREMPRVTMQSYAGGSRYVLLVFLVTWGCDTAAYIIGRRWGRHPLIERVSPKKSVEGSLGGLAFAVGFSLLAKFWFADFLSLGQSLIFGFLIGAFGQLGDLVESLIKRDVNTKDSSGTIPGHGGVLDRFDSLLFTAPLAYYYLRILLR; encoded by the coding sequence ATGATCTCTTCAGAGAGCAAAAGATACCTGAGCGGAATCGTTTTCATTCCCATTCTCATCCTTCTTTCACGGCTTGGAGGATTCTTCTTCCTTTTCCTTGCCGACCTGGTCATCCTGCTCGGTTCAATCGAATTCTACAGAATGGTCCGCCGGAAAGGTGCAAACCCGCTCATGATCCCCGGAGTCGTCTCCGGACTTGCCCTTAGCTGGTTTGCCTTCTGGAGTGCGGGCCGGGATCTTGTCCCCGTGCTCACTTTGGTTCTCATCGCACTCATGATCATGGAGCTGATGAGGAAAGATCCGTCAAATGCGCTGTATCGTATTGCAGCAACCTGGCTGTGTGTGGTGTATGTAGGATTGATGGCGAGCCATCTTGTTCTTCTTAGAGAAATGCCGAGAGTCACTATGCAATCCTACGCCGGCGGGAGCAGGTATGTGCTCCTCGTTTTTCTTGTGACTTGGGGTTGCGATACTGCCGCCTATATTATCGGACGCAGGTGGGGGAGGCATCCTCTGATAGAAAGGGTGAGTCCCAAGAAGTCCGTTGAGGGATCCCTAGGTGGGCTTGCATTTGCGGTGGGATTTTCTCTGCTTGCAAAGTTCTGGTTTGCCGATTTTCTCTCTCTCGGACAAAGCCTCATTTTCGGTTTCCTGATCGGAGCGTTCGGGCAGCTCGGTGATCTCGTCGAATCGCTGATAAAAAGGGACGTTAATACGAAGGACTCATCCGGAACAATACCAGGGCATGGCGGCGTCCTCGATAGATTCGACAGTCTTCTGTTCACGGCCCCGCTGGCGTACTACTACCTGAGGATATTGCTGCGATAA
- the bamA gene encoding outer membrane protein assembly factor BamA, whose amino-acid sequence MDVRSFLRVLLAAALLSCPATLYSQLEELGEAVRIEKIEIKGNSSFSSKRLRSLMKTKGKSLFRPFGKSFLRRDFLRSDAQSIVSFYKTNGFLDAKVVKQEVIYNEKGNGATVVFEIDEGQRFFVGSVALSGVQAIEERRVWKLVDLKVGQPLNLSKIENIRNKILSLYGDEGYMNAAAGVLWERRGELADIAFDVKEGKRVFVGAVSVEGNTSVSEKHVLREMLLKKGDILSRSLLFRSQQRIYDLGYFSDVQFITERKDSLRSEMDLVIKVKEKKMRWTAAAVGYGSTELINLTAEWGNNRVLGTGVRFVGTSRVAFDLEHVLPRPEVRLDYTRMDAGGETSWTFGRRVASRAGVYFEDIERQDVARKTTGFLLSERYDFANKVRTILAYDQRWVNATDSTALKSYVTNSLNLSVERDMRNDLFDPERGSYHQIVEEFAGGVFGGDNSFEKVTATGCWYKTVFKRVVLAGRVKAGVVVPFGKKGPSTAAYPDLYRVPYENRYTLGGATTVRGYREREIGAEGTQAESEGGLALLMANAEIRFPLIGRLGGALFLDSGNVWPDLKQIGWSDFVPLREKSAITIADYRYSAGLGLRLRTPVGPMRVDYGRKLKPIDGHTYQLHASLGQAF is encoded by the coding sequence TTGGATGTCCGCAGTTTTCTCAGGGTCCTATTAGCCGCCGCTCTTCTTTCGTGCCCGGCCACACTTTACTCGCAGCTTGAGGAACTTGGCGAAGCAGTAAGGATTGAGAAGATTGAAATCAAAGGCAATTCCTCTTTTTCTTCGAAAAGACTCCGCTCGTTGATGAAAACGAAAGGGAAATCTCTCTTCAGACCGTTTGGAAAATCGTTCCTCAGGCGTGACTTCCTGAGGTCGGATGCGCAGTCGATCGTGTCCTTCTACAAGACCAACGGGTTTCTGGATGCCAAAGTGGTCAAGCAGGAAGTTATCTACAATGAGAAAGGAAATGGCGCAACGGTTGTGTTCGAGATAGATGAGGGTCAGAGATTCTTCGTCGGGTCTGTGGCCCTGAGCGGAGTCCAGGCCATTGAAGAGCGAAGGGTCTGGAAGCTTGTTGACCTCAAGGTCGGCCAGCCCCTGAACCTGTCCAAGATCGAGAACATAAGGAACAAGATTCTTTCTCTTTATGGGGACGAAGGATATATGAATGCGGCAGCAGGGGTCCTGTGGGAGAGGAGAGGAGAGCTGGCCGATATTGCTTTCGACGTGAAAGAAGGAAAGAGGGTCTTCGTCGGGGCAGTCTCGGTTGAGGGCAATACCTCAGTGTCAGAGAAGCATGTTCTCCGCGAGATGCTGCTGAAGAAGGGAGATATTCTATCGAGATCGCTTCTCTTTCGCAGCCAGCAGAGGATATATGATCTGGGATATTTCTCCGATGTTCAATTCATCACAGAAAGGAAAGACAGCCTGCGCAGCGAGATGGACCTTGTGATAAAGGTCAAAGAAAAGAAGATGAGATGGACAGCAGCGGCAGTGGGCTACGGGTCGACCGAGCTCATAAATTTGACAGCAGAGTGGGGAAACAACAGGGTTCTGGGGACCGGCGTGAGATTTGTCGGAACATCCCGGGTCGCCTTTGATCTTGAACACGTGCTTCCTCGTCCCGAAGTCAGACTGGACTACACCAGGATGGATGCAGGCGGTGAGACCTCCTGGACGTTTGGAAGGCGGGTGGCTTCCAGGGCTGGAGTCTATTTTGAGGATATCGAGAGGCAGGATGTTGCCAGGAAGACCACAGGGTTCCTCCTCTCTGAACGGTACGACTTTGCTAATAAGGTCAGGACCATTCTTGCCTATGATCAGAGATGGGTCAATGCCACAGACTCAACTGCTCTCAAGTCCTACGTGACGAACAGCTTGAACCTGTCGGTGGAGAGAGACATGCGGAATGACCTGTTCGATCCGGAGCGGGGCTCGTATCACCAGATTGTCGAAGAATTCGCAGGAGGTGTTTTTGGAGGAGACAACAGCTTCGAGAAGGTCACGGCCACCGGCTGCTGGTACAAGACAGTCTTTAAGAGAGTGGTGCTTGCAGGCAGAGTGAAAGCAGGGGTGGTTGTCCCGTTCGGCAAGAAGGGGCCAAGCACCGCCGCATATCCCGACCTCTACCGTGTGCCGTACGAAAACAGGTACACACTCGGCGGCGCAACCACGGTGAGAGGCTATAGGGAAAGAGAAATAGGAGCTGAGGGCACGCAGGCGGAGTCGGAAGGCGGACTTGCGCTTCTTATGGCAAACGCTGAAATAAGATTCCCGTTGATTGGCAGGTTGGGCGGGGCACTGTTTCTTGACAGCGGAAATGTGTGGCCGGACTTGAAGCAGATTGGTTGGAGCGACTTCGTTCCTCTAAGGGAGAAAAGCGCCATTACGATAGCCGACTACAGATATTCCGCCGGCCTCGGCCTGAGACTGAGAACCCCGGTGGGGCCTATGAGGGTTGACTACGGCAGGAAGCTCAAGCCGATAGACGGGCACACATACCAGCTGCATGCTAGCCTCGGACAGGCGTTCTAG
- the rseP gene encoding RIP metalloprotease RseP encodes MIYTILLGGIALGILVIVHEFGHFVASKLFKVRVEKFSVGFGPRILGKKIGDTEYKISIVPLGGYVKLSGQTVEELSRPPEPYDFISKPWWNRALIALGGPLMNFVFAIVLGVTIFLVGMKFQDFSAVAGRVLENSLPYTLGIRSGDRIKSVNGRSVSTWKDFNQELDLNEKNRVDPSIIVEREGNEIGFSWKAGLIDSFFSGISPAIEPVVGSIVPGMPAYLAGMRIGDRIISVDSQPIKDWYDIQLHIHSKPDTTISIRALRDGRTLSFSVKTVSQDIPGAGRIGLIGISLPDSLTYVVRTGFLKSVKRGAEAAVAMVVSTYKAFWVVVTHPYSFRESVAGPIAIVQITADQAKKGIDSYLVFVMAVSIALMVFNLLPIPVLDGGHILFSCYEGISGRPLSPGKQNLLQKAGIAFIIALMVLALVNDTAKIIQRRHAVTQEAQEHPGADR; translated from the coding sequence TTGATCTACACCATACTGCTTGGCGGAATAGCTCTCGGGATTCTTGTAATAGTCCATGAATTCGGCCACTTTGTCGCCAGCAAGTTGTTCAAGGTGAGAGTGGAGAAATTCTCCGTAGGTTTCGGCCCCCGGATTCTCGGGAAGAAGATTGGCGACACAGAATACAAGATCTCGATTGTGCCGCTCGGCGGATACGTAAAACTGTCGGGTCAGACTGTCGAGGAGCTTTCGAGGCCGCCCGAACCGTATGATTTCATATCCAAGCCGTGGTGGAACCGGGCGCTTATTGCACTTGGCGGACCCTTGATGAATTTTGTTTTCGCCATAGTTCTCGGAGTCACCATCTTTCTGGTCGGCATGAAGTTTCAGGATTTCAGCGCAGTGGCAGGGAGGGTGCTGGAGAACTCACTCCCGTACACTCTGGGCATAAGGAGCGGAGACAGGATAAAATCCGTTAACGGAAGGAGCGTATCTACCTGGAAAGACTTCAACCAGGAACTTGATCTCAACGAAAAGAACAGGGTGGACCCCAGCATCATCGTCGAGAGAGAGGGAAACGAGATAGGTTTCTCCTGGAAGGCGGGTCTCATTGACTCATTCTTCAGCGGCATATCTCCTGCCATAGAGCCGGTTGTCGGTTCCATCGTTCCCGGTATGCCTGCCTACCTGGCGGGAATGAGGATCGGAGACAGAATCATTTCGGTGGACTCGCAGCCGATCAAGGACTGGTACGACATACAGCTGCATATTCACTCCAAACCGGACACTACTATCAGTATCCGCGCTCTGAGAGATGGAAGGACCCTGTCATTTTCCGTTAAGACTGTGAGCCAGGACATTCCCGGCGCCGGAAGAATAGGGCTCATAGGAATTTCGCTTCCGGACAGCCTTACCTACGTCGTAAGGACCGGATTCCTGAAGTCTGTGAAGAGGGGAGCCGAGGCGGCGGTGGCGATGGTGGTGAGCACGTACAAGGCATTCTGGGTCGTTGTGACCCATCCCTATTCCTTCAGAGAGTCGGTTGCAGGTCCTATTGCAATTGTCCAAATTACGGCCGACCAGGCAAAGAAGGGGATTGACAGTTACCTTGTCTTTGTGATGGCGGTGAGCATAGCTCTTATGGTCTTCAACCTGCTGCCTATCCCGGTCCTCGACGGCGGGCATATACTCTTTTCTTGTTATGAAGGCATTTCAGGCAGGCCTCTTTCTCCGGGTAAGCAAAACTTGCTGCAAAAGGCCGGCATCGCGTTCATCATCGCGCTCATGGTGCTTGCTCTGGTCAACGATACTGCTAAGATCATACAGAGAAGGCATGCAGTTACACAGGAGGCGCAGGAGCATCCCGGAGCGGACAGATGA
- a CDS encoding 1-deoxy-D-xylulose-5-phosphate reductoisomerase, producing the protein MSQKKPTNIVILGSTGSVGRASLDVVKRLGGRFSVMGLSTRCRVELLSEQVEEFSPRFVAIQDEKAASAFKENARIQGVEVLSGSQGVAELAALEEADTVVNSVVGAAGLVPTLRALEAGKRVALANKESLVVGGHLVMKAARDSGGEIIPVDSEHSSLFQCLEGVERDEIGRIFLTASGGPLLSADKRALRNSTPDKVLAHPTWKMGKRITVDSATLINKGFEVVEAGWLFDIELPRISILIHPQSIVHGLVELIDGNVIAGLTTPDMRIPIQRALCYPERVGTGLPILALAEVGELSFSEPDLERFPCLGLALNAAERGGTAPAALNAADEILVDAFVDNRISFGDIAEVLAAVLKDHKDVENPDLETVLKVDGDVKRQTRDLVLEVEGRSRR; encoded by the coding sequence TTGTCTCAGAAGAAGCCGACAAACATAGTAATCTTGGGTTCTACCGGTTCGGTGGGACGAGCCTCGCTCGATGTAGTGAAGAGGCTTGGTGGGAGATTTTCCGTGATGGGGCTTTCCACAAGATGCCGTGTCGAGCTTCTTTCCGAGCAGGTCGAAGAATTCAGCCCCCGATTCGTGGCCATCCAGGATGAGAAAGCAGCTAGTGCATTCAAGGAGAATGCCCGAATACAGGGTGTGGAGGTCCTGAGCGGCAGTCAGGGGGTCGCTGAGCTTGCCGCGTTGGAGGAAGCAGACACCGTTGTCAATTCAGTAGTTGGGGCGGCAGGTCTTGTTCCCACGTTGAGGGCGCTGGAAGCAGGCAAGAGGGTGGCTCTTGCAAATAAGGAGAGCCTTGTGGTTGGGGGACACCTGGTGATGAAAGCTGCACGGGACTCGGGCGGTGAGATCATCCCTGTTGATTCCGAGCACAGTTCGCTGTTTCAGTGCCTGGAAGGTGTGGAGAGAGACGAGATAGGGAGGATTTTTCTGACTGCGTCTGGTGGGCCGCTGCTCTCGGCTGACAAAAGAGCGCTGAGAAATTCCACGCCGGACAAGGTTCTTGCTCATCCGACCTGGAAGATGGGAAAGAGGATTACAGTGGATTCCGCCACGCTCATAAACAAAGGGTTCGAGGTGGTCGAGGCAGGGTGGCTCTTCGACATTGAACTCCCGAGAATATCTATTTTGATTCACCCGCAGTCAATCGTGCACGGGCTTGTGGAATTGATTGACGGGAATGTCATCGCCGGTCTGACCACTCCGGACATGAGAATACCAATTCAGCGGGCCCTGTGTTATCCTGAAAGAGTTGGCACAGGTCTCCCCATTCTAGCTCTCGCAGAAGTCGGCGAGCTCAGCTTCTCTGAGCCGGATCTCGAAAGGTTTCCATGCCTGGGCCTTGCATTGAATGCGGCAGAGCGAGGCGGAACGGCTCCCGCTGCCTTGAATGCGGCAGATGAAATTCTGGTGGATGCTTTTGTTGATAACCGGATCTCATTTGGAGACATAGCGGAAGTTCTTGCCGCCGTTCTCAAAGATCACAAGGACGTGGAGAATCCGGACCTTGAGACAGTTCTGAAGGTTGATGGTGATGTGAAGAGGCAAACCAGAGACCTCGTTCTGGAAGTCGAAGGGAGAAGTCGGCGTTGA